The following proteins come from a genomic window of Pocillopora verrucosa isolate sample1 chromosome 6, ASM3666991v2, whole genome shotgun sequence:
- the LOC131776340 gene encoding ATP-dependent RNA helicase DDX51: MDLFRVERFMGDDGNEPDQRDESRRLAQLQRDIAERKRKRQMLEQDGESYERSNKIKFPDSNQMKSDVQEEVKSGKKAKKKKQKTAEENLEKIKDKSMSKNGSKEENDEVKNDILINDSQEERLVEENSDKIKYKKISKKGLKKERKDEIQNDNPNDDSQKDRLSKNAKTKAEKKDNKKTLLNNESKERDFEQEDISQENEDNLGEMSGETPQEKSEETGFTVIGGQRKNKELKKVQRVLPDWLAKPMIINSDLSGNMTPVDKIPYLESHIVTKLQHHDINHLFPVQSIVIPALLSQTDTNSLLGRGGYAPGDICVSAPTGSGKTLAYVLPIVQILMKRVVCHLRALIILPTKDLANQVKQVFEMFTEGTNLRVGLASGSSSFSKNQEQLVNQGSCGSSSCIDILVCTPGRLVDHISSTPNFTLHHVRFLVIDEADRLLSQSYHGWLGKVLKAAYNKQSFTSDFFNSDRPLSCNLQTIRQPAGAQTAASFAAIQLPLQKLLFSATMTHSPEKLAPLQLYQPTLFTGTGSVNQMKTTDFGGPTSDVATSGRFSVPEGLSEYMTVCNSGEKPLMVLYFLTQLKFERVLCFASTLEATHRLYLLVKLYGGVQVAEYSSSLSPPQRKGILRDFRLGKLQLLICSDAMARGMDIQDVCYVISYDVPNYVRTYIHRVGRTARAGNKGTAITLLHSEEVHHFKEVIQKTGREKIAKYNIKEDKLQSMAEKYQGILERLQEAVQMENQKKRQRKGKQDIVKLLQEQFLTNVEKINPEKS; encoded by the exons ATGGATCTCTTCAGAGTGGAGAGATTTATGGGAGATGACGGAAATGAACCAGATCAAAGGGACGAATCAAGAAGACTTGCCCAGCTGCAACGTGATATCGccgaaaggaagagaaaaagacaaatgTTAGAGCAGGATGGAGAGAGCTATGAAagatcaaacaaaattaaatttccgGACTCTAATCAAATGAAATCTGATGTCCAAGAAGAGGTGAAATCAGGGAAGAAagccaagaaaaagaaacaaaaaactgcGGAAGAGAATTTGGAGAAGATAAAAGACAAATCGATGTCTAAGAATGGCTCAAAAGAGGAGAACGATGAGGTTAAAAATGATATTCTCATCAATGATTCACAGGAGGAAAGACTTGTTGAAGAGAATTCTGATAAGATAAAGTACAAAAAGATATCAAAGAAAGgcttaaaaaaagagagaaaagatgAAATTCAGAATGATAATCCCAACGATGATTCACAGAAGGACAGACTCTCTAAAAATGCCAAAACGAAGGCagaaaaaaaggacaacaaAAAGACTCTTTTGAACAATGAAAGTAAGGAAAGAGACTTTGAACAAGAGGatatttctcaagaaaatgagGACAATTTAGGAGAAATGTCAGGAGAAACAccacaagaaaaaagtgaagaaacaGGGTTTACTGTGATTGGAGGccagaggaaaaacaaagagcTTAAAAAAGTACAGAGAGTGTTACCTGATTGGCTTGCAAAACCTATGATTATTAACTCTGACTTGAGTGGTAATATGACTCCAGTTGACAAGATCCCTTACTTAGAATCTCATATAGTCACAAAACTACAACACCATGATATAAATCACTTATTTCCTGTGCAGAGCATTGTCATCCCAGCATTACTATCTCAAACGGATACAAACAGTTTATTGGGCAGAGGGGGCTATGCACCAGGTGATATCTGTGTCTCAGCCCCAACAGGAAGTGGCAAGACCCTTGCCTATGTATTACCAATTGTACAAATCCTAATGAAAAGGGTGGTTTGTCACCTGCGGGCATTGATCATCCTCCCTACAAAAGATCTGGCAAATCAAGTTAAACaagtttttgaaatgttcaCAGAGGGTACAAATTTGAGGGTGGGTCTAGCTTCAGGATCAAGTTCATTCTCAAAAAATCAGGAACAGCTTGTTAACCAAGG ctCTTGTGGCAGTAGCAGTTGCATTGACATTCTTGTGTGTACTCCTGGTAGATTAGTTGATCACATTTCATCAACCCCAAATTTTACCCTTCATCACGTAAGATTCCTTGTGATTGATGAAGCTGATCGGCTGTTGAGTCAATCATACCATGGCTGGCTTGGCAAAGTATTGAAGGCTGCCTATAACAAGCAATCTTTCACAAGTGACTTTTTCAACAGTGACAG gCCATTGTCCTGTAACCTGCAGACAATCAGGCAACCTGCTGGAGCTCAAACAGCAGCAAGTTTTGCCGCCATTCAACTTCCTTTGCAAAAACTGTTGTTCTCTGCAACAATGACACACAGTCCTGAAAAACTTGCTCCTCTCCAGTTGTATCAACCAACTTTGTTTACTGGGACAGGAAGTGttaatcaaatgaaaacaactgattTTGGTGGACCCACTTCAG ATGTAGCAACATCTGGTCGGTTCAGTGTGCCAGAAGGACTATCAGAATATATGACAGTTTGCAACAGTGGAGAGAAGCCACTGATGGTGTTGTACTTCTTAACACAACTGAAGTTTGAGCGAGTTCTGTGTTTTGCATCCACGCTGGAGGCTACTCACAG GCTATATCTACTTGTGAAGTTGTATGGTGGTGTCCAAGTGGCAGAGTATTCTTCAAGCTTGTCACCTCCACAGAGGAAGGGAATCTTACGAGACTTTAGGCTGGGAAAGCTACAGCTATTGATCTGTTCAGATGCCATGGCAAGGGGTATGGACATTCAGGATGTGTGTTACGTCATCAGTTATGATGTACCAAATTACGTCAGAACATACATACACCGTGTGGGAAGGACAGCAAGGGCGGGAAACAAAG GAACTGCCATCACACTTTTACACAGCGAAGAAGTACATCATTTTAAAGAAGTAATTCAGAAAACAGGTCGCGAAAAGATTGCTAAGTACAACATCAAAGAAGACAAATTGCAGTCCATGGCTGAGAAGTATCAGGGCATTTTAGAACGCTTACAAGAAGCAGTTCAGATggaaaatcagaagaaaaggcaACGAAAGGGGAAACAGGACATAGTTAAATTATTACAGGAACAGTTTTTAACTAATGTGGAAAAAATAAACCCAGAGAAAAGCTAG